AAGTCTTTTACGCGATGACAATAATATTAGAGAGACTCATTCTCTTATTCATACTCCTTATCCTGTTTCTCATGGAACACATGTTGCATCTCTTGCTCTACGTGATCTTGATAGCTATGGTCTAGTTGGATTTGCTGGAGACGTGGCCATTGCTGATCATCTCGAAAAGGCAGGCGATTATATAGCAGATAAGAATATTAGATTTGTGAATATGAGCTTCGCGATAGGGTTTCCAGGTGTTCCTATGTCGGCACCCCGTGAGTCTTTTTATTATCTTGAAAATATTTTTATTCAAAATCCAAATGCTTTATTCACAGTAGCAGCAGGCAATGGAAGAGGGGAACTCGACTTAGATCAAAAGGGGAATGATAACTTTCCTGCAAGCTACAATTATAATAATATGATTAAGGTTGGTGCTATCAATACTTCTGAACTTTCTATTAATGACTATCCTAATTATAAGATGGCCTCTTTTTCTAAGTATGGAATTAGCAAGGTTCAAATTTTTGCTCCTGGGCAAGGAGTGGTTTCTGCACAATCTGGTGGTGGGGATATTGCTCTTAATGGAACGTCAATGGCATCGCCATATGTAATGAACGTGCTACTGAAAGGACATGAGTTAAACAAAAAATTGGATACACAGTCTTTGAAAGAGTTATTACTAAAAACTGTTTACATACCAAAGGGGAATCCATTTCCATGCCAAAGCGGTGGGATCGTCGTTCCAGAGCGTTTCTACCATGCTATTAAAAATGTCTCAAATGATGGGTCATTAATAAGCGCAATTGAAAGCGCACGTAAGACAATAGCAATCGCTGGCGAAGAAAGATCATTAGAAGTTATATCTAAGATGTGGAGAGAGAGAGGCCTGTAATTTTTACAGACTATTCGTTAATAGAACTAATATATTATTTAAAGAATATTAAAGTTTCTTAGAAATAGGCATGTTAGAAAATTTTATTTGACTACTGTAAATACACAAAAGTATTGTCTCCTCAATAATAATTCAAAGGGGGAGATTGATGAAGTATTTACTATCAGTATTCATGTTAGCTCAACTAACTTTTGCCAATGTCAGCGTGACAAAAATTGCTGTTAACGAAAACAATGATCCTTATTTTGAAATTTCAGAAATCCAAGTAAAAGAACTTCCACCGTTAAAAGCAAATCATGAAGCTCTTGATGAACAGAAAGTGGATTTAAAACAAATCGCGATGGTTATTGACGGTATTATCGCAATAGGAAAGAAAATTTGGCCTATTATCGAAGCTGGGAAGCCAGTGGTAGATGTAAATATGGGACAAGGTGTTTCAGTAATTCCATTTAAAAAGGGAGATGATCTTAATGCCACATTTATGGATATGGAAAATTGGTCTGCTCCAGTAGCAAAAAGATACAATGTTACATATAAGAATGGTTTTG
The nucleotide sequence above comes from Bacteriovorax sp. Seq25_V. Encoded proteins:
- a CDS encoding S8 family serine peptidase, which codes for MSPKNGLFLLTFIISQYSFATTCPSVKERTEGVWKTVSYCEKDILTKELEYYIPTGSKTKEIHFNSKGQEVSVDSWSTDGIHRYSSVIEHKDESHYTETSYSTDGKRSLVSKEEHTLLEGDDFITKEWVITKSSHIPQAIKHYKIAAEKPYRIDVLNKEGEVVKYYLVTFNMDAPLANLVNEFQAYTPEGALIGSYDESSDFDIVSHIKRTSKTEAEATEKIRIFENKYREPVVIIDTGFDIMHPTITHKLYNSPVEISGDGIDNDGNGRIDDSWGWQRQDDAGLSLLRDDNNIRETHSLIHTPYPVSHGTHVASLALRDLDSYGLVGFAGDVAIADHLEKAGDYIADKNIRFVNMSFAIGFPGVPMSAPRESFYYLENIFIQNPNALFTVAAGNGRGELDLDQKGNDNFPASYNYNNMIKVGAINTSELSINDYPNYKMASFSKYGISKVQIFAPGQGVVSAQSGGGDIALNGTSMASPYVMNVLLKGHELNKKLDTQSLKELLLKTVYIPKGNPFPCQSGGIVVPERFYHAIKNVSNDGSLISAIESARKTIAIAGEERSLEVISKMWRERGL